TGCAGGCGCAGATGGCGGTGCACCGTGCACTGCACGTGGGTTATGTGTACCAGAACCAAAGTTTCGGCGAGGTGGGTGGCCGCCTGCTTTTTCTAAGCAGTGACGATGTAGTGTACAGGCTGGGTGCGTCGGCACTGATGGGATCGGCTAACGGCGAGTTTGCAATAATGCCCAAAGTGCAGGGAGATATCTTGCTGAATTTCGAACGTAATGTAGATTTTTATCACGCCTATTATTTTCTTGCGGGTGCAGAACTCACTACAAAATACATCGCTCCTAAAATTGGTGCTACACTCTTCGGACTGGTGGATCTTACGGGTGGATATGCGTTTTCGCTCGATAAAAAGGGGATTAACGGAAAGGAACTGAAAGGCCTGAATATCAATGTTACACTCAATATACCGCTGGTAATGTTACAGGATCTTACCCGATAATAATTTTTTATTAAATAATTCAAAATCAGATAACAGCTTATTAAACTTTTTCCTTATTTTTACCACCCAATTCAAACCCAACGCTATCGACTAAAAAACTCTACTTCTTACTACCGAAATTTCAGTATTCCCGATTTTTTCAATCGGCATCTGTTTAAGGTATTTTAATATAGAAGCAAGTTTATGAAAACACATAGTGATAGCTGGTTGATCTCTGAGTATCGCAGCGGCAACGAAAAGACTTTGGCCGTACTTATCGAGAGACACCAAAAAGATCTTTTTTCATTTATTTTTTACAAATTGATGGATGAAGATTTAGCCAACGATATCTTTCAGGATACCTTCATGAAGATTATTGTCACCCTAAAGGAAGGACGGTATAATGAAGAGGGCAAATTTATTCTTTGGGCCAAACGCATTGCGCATAACCTGATCATCGATCATTTCCGCCTTAAGTCCAAACACATCAAAGTTTCCGAAACCTCTTACGATAACGACGAGTTTTCAATATTCGATCTTATTTCGGGTAACGAAGAAAATATTGAAGAACAGCTCGTAAGCCGCCAGATCCAGGAGGACCTTATGAAAATGCTGGTTTATCTGCCGGCAAATCAGCAGGAAGTAATCCGGCTGAGGTTTTTTGATGGTCTTAGTTTTAAGGAAATCGCAGATCAGACGGATAGCAGTATCAATACCACACTCGGAAGGGTGCGTTACGCACTGATCAATCTGCGTAAAATCATGGATGAACACAACATTATTTTAACCAGGTAATAATATTTCAAAAGTTCTGTCGTTTTTAGGGTACAACATTCGCCTATGAAAAAAAATGACACTTTAAATGAAAAACTTTTGAAACCAAAAAAAGCGACAATCGATTTTCTGCTCAGCTATTCCAAAAGCATGCATGTGCTGAAAACAAAGAGTAAAAACCAGATTGTTGCCAAGAACTAATCTTGTAATTCCTTAAATTTGTGCTCTATGAAAATAAAGCACATTTTTTTTGACCTCGACAATACGATTTGGGACCACCGCCGAAATGCGTATTTAACGCTTAAGGACATCTACAGCCGCGAAAACGTAAAAGACAGATATAACGTAGGCTTCGAGGAATTCCATAAAGAATACTTTACCATCAACGAAAGGCTCTGGGCACAGATCCGCGATGGCGAAATAGATAAAGAACATCTACGCAAACACCGTTTTCACGATTCGTTTCTGTTTTTCGGGATTGATGATTACGCGCTTGCACAGCTTTTTGAAAGGAATTTCCTCGACGAAATATTAAATTACAATGATCTGGTGGAAGGTGCTTTCGATCTGCTTGAATATTTAGCCGAAAAAAATTACAGACTACACATTCTCTCCAACGGTTTTGAAGAAGTTACCTACCGCAAATGCGAACTTTCGGGCATTAAAAATTACTTCGAGACCATCACAAGCGCGGATGAGATCAATATCCGAAAACCTCACCCCGAAATTTACGAGCACGCCCTCAAAAAAGCCGGCGCAACCATTGAAGAATCGGTGATGATTGGTGACGACTGGATTGCCGACGTAGAAGGCGGAAAATCTTATGGTTTAAAAGTGATTTTCTTCGATGTTTTCAACGATAATTTTGAAGCAGAAGATGTGCTGGTGATTAAGAAGCTGGCAGAACTTAAAAATATACTCTAACAAAAAAACCTTTCAGCGATGAAAGGTTTTTTTTTATGTGTAATGATTTAAACTCCAAGACTTTCCCTCACTTTAGACAGGGTTTTTGCGGCAATTTCGCGCGTTTTTGTGGCGCCGGCCTGCAGCTTTTCTTCAAGCTCCGGTAAATTATTCATGTAATAGCTGAACAGTTCGCGTTCCCGTGCAAATTTTGTCAGGATTAAGTTAAGAAGTTCTGTCTTGGCATGTCCGTAGCCAAAATTTCCCGCAAGATATTTTTCGCGCAAAAATTCAGCTTCTTCGGCCGTTGCAATCAGTTTAAAGATCGCGAAAACTTTATCAGTCTCAGGATCCTTAGGTTCCTCAAGTGATTTTGAATCTGTTTCGATGCCCATCACCTGCTTTTTAAGCTCCTTTTCGGGCAGGAAGATATTGATGATGTTGCCACGTGATTTCGACATTTTTTGGCCGTCCGTACCGGGAACATATTTGGTTTCTTCCTGAAGTTCCGCGGTTGGTAAAACAAATACTTCACCCATCTGATGATTGAATCTTGAACCCATATCCCGCGCCATTTCTAGGTGCTGCAACTGGTCTTTCCCCACCGGAACCACCTCCGCATCGTAAAGCAGAATATCGGCTCCCATAAGCACAGGATAAGTGAAAAGCCCCGCGTTTACATCCTCCAGACGGTCGGCTTTATCTTTGAACGAATGTGCCAGCGTAAGCCTTTGATAAGGAAAGAAACACGAAAGATACCACGAAAGTTCGCAGACCTCAGGAATGTCGCTTTGTCTGTAGAAAAAGGTTTTATCTGTATCGAGACCACATGCGAGCCATGCGGCAGCAATTTCATACGTGTTCTGCCTGAGTTCTCCAGCATTTTTAATCTGCGTTAATGAGTGCAGATTGGCGATGAAGAGAAAAGATTCGTTATCAGATTTTTTCGACAGTTCGATAGCCGGAATGATCGCGCCGAGAAGATTCCCGAGGTGCGGCGTACCTGTAGCCTGTATTCCAGTGAGGATTCGTGACATTTTTTTAAAGTTTTGTTACGCTTTAATTTTATGAGTTTATGATTTAGAAATCAAGTCCTTCGGGAAAAGCTTTTTTCCTGAAGATCAGCAGCAAAAGCCCGCCTACAGTAATTGCAGAATCTGCAACATTAAAGATATACTTGAAGAATTCAATATGCTTTCCGCCGATCAGCGGCCAGCTTTCCGGCACCCACCAGTCTACCAGCGGGAAATGCAGCATATCTACCACGCAGCCTTTCATGAAATGCGAGTATCCTTCTCCAAACGGAACCACTTTGGAGATGCCGCCGTAGTCGATCCAGCGGCCTACACTGTCGTCGTAAACCGTGCCGCTGTCGAAGATCAGTCCGTAGAACATCCCGTCGATTAGGTTACCGATGGCTCCTGCAAAGATCATCGCCATTGGGATGAACAGATAATTGCTGTGGATGCCCTCCTTAAGCCACTTCCGGAACAGATAAACCATTCCGCCGATGAGGAAGATCCGCAAAATAACCAATGCATATTTACCGAGCAGGCCACCGAAATGAAAGCCATAGGCCATCCCGGGATTTTCAACAAACGTAAGCTTGAAGCCCGGCATCACATCCACGCTTTCGCCCAGATGAAATGTTGTTTTAATGTAAAATTTAGAAACTTGATCGATTACCAGTATGATGAGTGTGATCAGAGCAATCTTCTTCATTATTGGTCAGTCTTAGGTTTGTCTTTATAATTTCGGGCAGGTTTTGCAGGCTTTTCCGGCCTTTTCGACTCTTGCTGAGAGGCGGTTTTAGCGTTTCTGGTGTGAAATTTTTCATACCGGATTCCCATCTCCTTCATCACGCTTTTCAGTGCGTTCAGTTCCATCTGGTTTTTTGGGTGTACTATCAGTGCTTCCATTATTATTTATTTTTTAGAGAGTTCGTCGAGGCGTTTTCTGTCTTTTTCGGAGAGGTCTGCGAGGCCGTTTTTACCCATCTTGCTCAGAAGCCTGTCGATTTCGAGTTCGCGGGCTCTTTTGTCTTCATTAAACCGGTCGTCGATCGACTGGTACTTTTGTTCTCCCCCGAAAACCTTCCTGCGCAAACTGTTGCGGAAATAATAGATAATTACTCCGGCGGCCGCTATAATTAAGATGGCTTCCACTATCAGTTTTTGTTTTTTTTAAATTCAAATAGGTTTATAATGCACTGGCTTTCGCAGACACTATAAACCTAAAATGTGAAGGTTGAGGAAAACCGGGGCTTATCGCTGCAGATTCTTGGCTTCAATACTTAATGTTGCGTGCGGCACGGCTCTTAAGCGGTCTTTACCAATCAGCTTCCCTGTAACACGGCAAATGCCGTAAGTTTTGTTCTGGATGCGGATCAACGCATTTTTCAGGTCGCGCACAAATTTTTCCTGGCGCCCGGCGAGGATCGCATTTTGCTCTTTGCTGAGCGTTTCTGCACCTTCTTCAAATGCTTTGAAGGTAGGCGAAGTGTCATCAGTACCGTTATTCTGGTCGTTGATGAAGCTTTCCCGGATCAGCATTAAATCGCGCTCGGCTTTTTCTATTTTTTGTTGAATAAGTTCTTTGAACTCCATCAAATCGGCATCGCTATACCTTTGTCGTCCTTCTGTCATGTCGTTTTTGTGTTTAAGTTTGTGAATTCCTAAATAAATAAAAAATTTCGAAATCGTTAGTAATAATTAAAGAATGTCAAACTTTTTTTACTAATAATTTAAATTTTACTTCATCAATTTCTATTTCGTCGAAATTTGCAAGTGAATTTACAATTTCTATTTTATCTGACAATACTTCCTGCGAAATATATTGCTCATTGAGCATCAGTTCTGCTTCGAACGGCGAGTCTTTTTCAATTTCAATCGCAATTCTGTCGGTAAGGTCGAAATCTTTATCTTTTCTTAAGTTTTGCACCCTGTTAATAAATTCGCGTGCAATTCCTTCAGATTTCAGCTCTTCAGTAATCGTAAGATCCAAGGCCACCGTAAGTTTTCCTTCACTCGCAACCGTCCAGCCCGGAATGTCTTTGGTGAAGATTTCAACATCATCTGTTGAGATTTCGTAACCCTGAATATCCATTTTACCTTCTTTCTCCAGAGCGGAAATCTGGTCAGCGGTTAGGCCGGAAATCGCGGCGCCAACGGTCTTCATGTCTTTTCCAAGTCTGGAGCCGAGGGTTTTAAAGTTGGGTTTAATCTGCTTCACGATGAGGTGCGACGCTTCATCTGCGTTAATCAGCACAAGTTCTTTTACGTTCACTTCCTGTTTGATCAGATCTGAAACCGCCATAATCTGTGCTTCGGTTTTAGCATCCAGAACCGGAACCATTACTTTCTGAAGTGGCTGCCGAACCTTTATATTTTCCTTTTTTCTTAAGGAGAAAACCATCGACGTAACCTGTTGTGCGAGATGTGTTTTTTCAACTAAATCACTGTCAATCAGAGTTTCATCTGCTTTCGGGAAATCCGTTAAATGCACAGAGTCCGCGCCATCTTTTCCGGTTATTTTGTTCAAATCCTGATAAAGCTGGTCCATGAAGAACGGCGCAATGGGCGCTGCAATTTTGGCAACCGTCACGAGGCAGGTGTATAAGGTCTGATAGGCGGAAATCTTATCATCCGAGTAATCGCCTTTCCAGAAACGTCTTCGGCAAAGTCTTACATACCAGTTACTTAGGTTGTCGTTCACGAAATTATTAATCGCGCGCGCTACTTTCGTGGGCTCGTAATCGTTGTAATATTCTGTAACATCTTTAACCAAAAGATTAAGTTCCGATAAAATCCAACGGTCAATTTCCGGACGGTTTTCAATTTCTCTTTCTGAATATTTAAAGCCATCCACATTCGCGTACAGCGCAAAGAACGAATACGTGTTGTATAAAGTTCCGAAGAATTTACGGCGTACTTCGTCGATTCCTTCCACATCGAATTTGAGGTTTTCCCACGGATTCGCGTTCGCAATCATATACCAGCGCGTTGCGTCGGGGCCGTATTTTTCTAATGTCGTAAAAGGATCAACCGCATTGCCGAGTCGTTTAGACATCTTCTGGCCGTTTTTGTCGAGAACCAATCCGTTCGACATCACATTTTTATAAGCAACCGAGTCGAAAACTGCTGTACCGATCGCATGCAAAGTGTAGAACCAGCCACGCGTTTGATCAACCCCTTCAGCAATAAAATCTGCCGGAAAGGCTTTGTTCTGATCGATAAGTTCTTTATTTTCAAAAGGATAGTGCAGCTGCGCGTAAGGCATCGAACCAGAATCGAACCATACATCGATAAGATCGGTTTCGCGATTCATTGCTTTTCCTGAAGCCGAAACAAGAATTATTTCGTCTACAATATTTTTATGCAAATCAATTTTTGCGTAATTCTCCTCGGACATGTTTCCGGTTTCGAATCCTTCGAAAGGATTTTCCGTCATGAAACCTGCGTCAATTGATTTCTGGATTTCGGTCATCAATTCCTCCACAGAACCAATGATGATTTCTTCTTTTAAATCTTCGGTACGCCAGATCGGCAGCGGGATTCCCCAGTATCTTGAGCGGGAGAGATTCCAGTCGTTTACGTTTTCAAGCCAGTTTGCAAATCTTCCTTCACCGGTAGATTTCGGCTTCCAGTTGATGGTATCATTGAGTTCTACGAGACGGTTTTTCACCGCTGTCATTTTCACAAACCAAGAGTCCAACGGATAATATAGAACGGGTTTGTCGGTTCTCCAGCAATGCGGATAACTGTGGACGTATTTTTCTACTTTAAAAGCTTTGTTGTCAGTCTTTAAAAGGATTGCAAGTTCCACATCCCATGATTTTTCAGGCGCAGTTCCGTCGTCGTAATATTCGTTTT
This window of the Flavobacteriaceae bacterium 3519-10 genome carries:
- a CDS encoding RNA polymerase sigma-70 factor, ECF subfamily, with product MKTHSDSWLISEYRSGNEKTLAVLIERHQKDLFSFIFYKLMDEDLANDIFQDTFMKIIVTLKEGRYNEEGKFILWAKRIAHNLIIDHFRLKSKHIKVSETSYDNDEFSIFDLISGNEENIEEQLVSRQIQEDLMKMLVYLPANQQEVIRLRFFDGLSFKEIADQTDSSINTTLGRVRYALINLRKIMDEHNIILTR
- a CDS encoding 2-haloalkanoic acid dehalogenase yields the protein MCSMKIKHIFFDLDNTIWDHRRNAYLTLKDIYSRENVKDRYNVGFEEFHKEYFTINERLWAQIRDGEIDKEHLRKHRFHDSFLFFGIDDYALAQLFERNFLDEILNYNDLVEGAFDLLEYLAEKNYRLHILSNGFEEVTYRKCELSGIKNYFETITSADEINIRKPHPEIYEHALKKAGATIEESVMIGDDWIADVEGGKSYGLKVIFFDVFNDNFEAEDVLVIKKLAELKNIL
- a CDS encoding Tryptophanyl-tRNA synthetase, with product MSRILTGIQATGTPHLGNLLGAIIPAIELSKKSDNESFLFIANLHSLTQIKNAGELRQNTYEIAAAWLACGLDTDKTFFYRQSDIPEVCELSWYLSCFFPYQRLTLAHSFKDKADRLEDVNAGLFTYPVLMGADILLYDAEVVPVGKDQLQHLEMARDMGSRFNHQMGEVFVLPTAELQEETKYVPGTDGQKMSKSRGNIINIFLPEKELKKQVMGIETDSKSLEEPKDPETDKVFAIFKLIATAEEAEFLREKYLAGNFGYGHAKTELLNLILTKFARERELFSYYMNNLPELEEKLQAGATKTREIAAKTLSKVRESLGV
- a CDS encoding Lipoprotein signal peptidase is translated as MKKIALITLIILVIDQVSKFYIKTTFHLGESVDVMPGFKLTFVENPGMAYGFHFGGLLGKYALVILRIFLIGGMVYLFRKWLKEGIHSNYLFIPMAMIFAGAIGNLIDGMFYGLIFDSGTVYDDSVGRWIDYGGISKVVPFGEGYSHFMKGCVVDMLHFPLVDWWVPESWPLIGGKHIEFFKYIFNVADSAITVGGLLLLIFRKKAFPEGLDF
- a CDS encoding DnaK suppressor protein, putative, translating into MTEGRQRYSDADLMEFKELIQQKIEKAERDLMLIRESFINDQNNGTDDTSPTFKAFEEGAETLSKEQNAILAGRQEKFVRDLKNALIRIQNKTYGICRVTGKLIGKDRLRAVPHATLSIEAKNLQR
- a CDS encoding Isoleucyl-tRNA synthetase, translating into MNKFNEYKNLDLSAVAAQVSAFWKSDETFKKSVDLRAGKPEYVFYEGPPSANGMPGIHHVMARALKDIFCRYQTQNGKQVFRKAGWDTHGLPIELGVEKELGITKEDIGTKISVEDYNQACRNAVMRYTDVWNDLTEKIGYWVDLDDPYITYEPKYMETVWWLLKQLYDKNLLYKGYTIQPYSPKAGTGLSSHELNQPGTYRDVSDTTVVAQFKVKKRSQKIAEKISAVQSENTIDTAEIAGASCGGALHWEEFDQPKEQPIHILAWTTTPWTLPSNTALAVGKDIEYVLVKTFNQYTFEPVTVILAKVLLQKNFGKKYAEGTDEDFGNYNSETKVIPYQIIAEFTGADLAGTEYEQLLPWFLPAENPENAFKVIIGDFVTTEDGTGIVHIAPTFGADDARVARENGISPMLVKDENGNLVPLVDLQGKFISGGNTPELFAAKYIKNEYYDDGTAPEKSWDVELAILLKTDNKAFKVEKYVHSYPHCWRTDKPVLYYPLDSWFVKMTAVKNRLVELNDTINWKPKSTGEGRFANWLENVNDWNLSRSRYWGIPLPIWRTEDLKEEIIIGSVEELMTEIQKSIDAGFMTENPFEGFETGNMSEENYAKIDLHKNIVDEIILVSASGKAMNRETDLIDVWFDSGSMPYAQLHYPFENKELIDQNKAFPADFIAEGVDQTRGWFYTLHAIGTAVFDSVAYKNVMSNGLVLDKNGQKMSKRLGNAVDPFTTLEKYGPDATRWYMIANANPWENLKFDVEGIDEVRRKFFGTLYNTYSFFALYANVDGFKYSEREIENRPEIDRWILSELNLLVKDVTEYYNDYEPTKVARAINNFVNDNLSNWYVRLCRRRFWKGDYSDDKISAYQTLYTCLVTVAKIAAPIAPFFMDQLYQDLNKITGKDGADSVHLTDFPKADETLIDSDLVEKTHLAQQVTSMVFSLRKKENIKVRQPLQKVMVPVLDAKTEAQIMAVSDLIKQEVNVKELVLINADEASHLIVKQIKPNFKTLGSRLGKDMKTVGAAISGLTADQISALEKEGKMDIQGYEISTDDVEIFTKDIPGWTVASEGKLTVALDLTITEELKSEGIAREFINRVQNLRKDKDFDLTDRIAIEIEKDSPFEAELMLNEQYISQEVLSDKIEIVNSLANFDEIEIDEVKFKLLVKKV